TGAATAGTTTATTACAGAACTGAAACTGCTTGCTAAAGACTGTGGGTACCCAAATACAGATGAAATGGTCAGGGATTGCATCGTATTTGCCACTAACTCGCCACACGTCTGAGAAAAGCTACTCAGCCAAGGCGCAGAGCTCACGCTAGAGAAAGCTATAGATATAGCATTATCACACAAGCTAGCAAAGCAACAGCTAAAATCTATGGGCCACTCCAGGGGCCAGGAAACTGTGCACGCCATTGGCAGGAAACCGCACAGACAAGAAAATCAAAAGAACACGCTAATGACACACTAAAAACGTGCAGTTATTGTGCCGGACAACACAGTAATAAAGACATCTTCCcagcaaaaggaaaacaatgTGCAAAATGCAAGAAAATGAACCATTTCGCAAGAACATGCAGGTCAAAACTCCCTTTGCAGACAAATACCCACCCCAAATCAGTACACACTGTGAGAGCGAACATATAAGTGACAAATGAGGACACAGATGAGGAGCAAGACTGTTTCTACATTGATAGCATCACCATAGAAAATGAAGGAAGAAATGATGAGCAAGCATATGCAGACATGCAACTTGGTTTTCCCCCACAGGCAGTGAGGTTTAAAGTTGACACTGGGGCACAAGCGAACACAATTCCAGCCAACATGTTCCAGACACTCTTCCCACATGTGACACTGAAGCCTGTCTCACACAAGCTCAAAGATTACGGGGGACACTCAGCGTGGTAGGGAAATGTCAGCTAAAATGCAAAGACAAAACCCGCACGTTCGAATTCCATGTTGTTAACACAAGCGCCCCACCTGTATTAGCAATGAAAGCTTGCCGTGACCTAAACCTGGTCAGGATCGTGATGGCAGTGACGGAGGAAAGAGACAAGACAGCTAACAGTTCGCAGGCAATACTAGACAAGTATGCTGACATATTTAAAGGGATAGGAGAATTTCCTGGTGAATGCAGTTTCCATGTAAACCCAGACGTCGCACCCACAGTCAACCCACCTCGTTGGATTCCCATCGCTCTGCGAGCCCGACTCAAAGACAAGCTCGACAGCATGGAAATGAATCAAATAATATGCAAGGTCACAGGTCCTACGGACTGGGTGAATGCACTTGTTGTCGTGGAAAAACCCAAGACAGGCAGACTCAGAGTATGTCTGGACCCCAGACCCCTCAACAAGGCTATACAAAGACCCCATTACCCTCTACCCACCTTGGAATATGTCACCACAAAACTTGCTGGGGCCTAGTATTTTAGTGTTTTGGACGCCAGATCAGGCTACTGGGCCATTAAGCTAAGCCACAAATCATCTCAGTTAACCACATTTAATACTGTGTTTGGCAGGTACCGCTTCCTCAGGCTGCCATTCGGCATAATCTCAGCCCAGGATGAGTTCCAGCAATGCGTGGATGAGACCTACCAGGGCCTGAGGGGCGTGGCAGCCATAGTGGACAACGTGTTGGTCTTTGGAGGAACCAAACAGGAGCATGACGACAACCTGAGGGCCATGCTGCAGCGCGTGAGAGAGAGTGGTGTAAAACTGAAACACGGACAAGTGCATCATCTGCGTCAAAGAGGTCAGTTATTTCGGTCACCCATTGCCACATGAAGGACTATAACCAGAtctaaaaaaagtaaaagcagaCCAAGACATGGCGCCCCCACAGAACAGGGCATAACTGGAAACAGTGCTGGAGATGGTTAATTATTTAGCAAGATTTGCCCCACACCTGTCAGAGTTAAACGCACCGCTCCGCCAGCTGTTAAAGCAGGACAGTGAGTTTGTATGGGACAAGAACCATGACAGATCCTTTCAACAAATGAAGGAGCTGATCACTAGAGAGTTCTCTCCTTCTTCAACCCCAAGAAAGCGCTATGACTCCAGGTCGACGCATCCTCGGTGCTGTGATGCTTGTAGGACGGCAAGCCAGTCGCCTACGCATCCAAGTCTCTTAACAGCACCGAGCAGAACTATGCctgtggcggaggtgtggtcccgggtgcggctgcaggggaggagtggtgcagtggGCTCAACGGGGTGGTGCTGGAGATGCcggtgagaacagctgatggcgatTTGGACTGATAATGGTTTCCTTCCCTTTTTATAGTGAGACGGAGAGGAGCGGAGACAAAGGGAACTCAGCTGGGAccgacagctgtcagactgtgttcAGTCATAACCTGggaaaattgtaaataaatgtggaaCCTGGTGAtaaagacctgtgtgtgtgtgtacctgtgtatAGTGTATTTCACAATGCCCAAATAGAAAAGGAGCTGTATGCTGTTCTCTTTGGCCGCAAGCGGTTCCACGAGTACATGTACGGTCGACATGTGTCCATTGAATCGGACCACAAGCCACTAGAGTCCATACTCAAAAAAACACTAGCATCAACACCACCATGGCTACAGAGGATGATACTACAGCTGCAAAAGTACAACATCAGCATCATCCACAAGCCAGGGAAAGATCCCGGTAGCCGACACGCTCTCCCAGAAATCCATAGTTCCACGATAAATCACTATGTGACGGAATGGATGAGCAGAGCTACACAGTCCACAGCAACATGCCTGTCAGTGATCAGAGACTCTCAGAGATAAGAAACGAAACAGGCCAGGACCCTCAGCTCAACACTCTGAGAAGGACCACATTGAGTGGATGGCCGGATAAAAGGTCTCAATGTCCGCCTGACATCCAGGAGTTTTGGAACCACAGGGATGAGATCTCACTGATAGATGGGATCATGtttaaaggagagaaaatgatCATCCCAAAAAGGCTCAGAAAGGACATGATAGATCGGATTCATCCAGCCATATGGGCATAGAAAAGAGTAAAAACAGAGCTAGAGACCTTCTGTTTTGGCCAGGCATGGGAAAGCAGAGAGACAAACTGCTAACCCCAAGGAACCCCTGCTGTCACATGCAATACCAGAAAGACCGTGGCAGGTTATAGCAACCGATCTGTTTACTTGGAACTCGGAAGACTACATCATCATTGTAGATTACTATAGTAGATTCTTCGAGTTGGAAAGACTGCACAGCTGCACTGCAGAAGCAGTGATCCACAAACTAAAGTCAGCCATGGCCAGGGTATGGTATTCCAAAGTCAGTGATTAGTGACAACAGCCCGTGCTATGCTTCAAGTAAGTTCCAACAGTGCGCAAAGTCATGGAGTTTCACCCACACCACTACTAGCCCCCATTACCCACAGAGCAACGGCCTAGCCGAAAAGACTGTCCAGACAGCAAAAAAACTACTGGACAAGGCCAAAGCTGAACATAAGGATCCCTACTTGAGCCTATTAGAATACCAGAACACCCCCGTGGACAACTTAAAGTCGCCTGCACGGCTACTCATGAGCCAGAGACTCCGCTCCATCCTCCCTGCAACACCAAAACAGTTGGAACTACAAGTAGTTTGCCAGCAAACCGTGCGTGAGAGGAGAGAAGTCTGCCAACAGCGCCAGCAGACTTATTTCAACAGAGCAGCCCAACCTCTGCCTCAACTATATCCTGGCACACCGGTCCGGTTCCATCAACAAGATGGTTCCTGGAACCAGCTGTGGTCACGAGTTGTGCAGACACGTCCAGAAGCTACAACATAACCACAGATACAGGACAAGTTTATCACCTCCTCGAAGGCAGAAACAGCGTAGGAGGTGAGGAGTTCATTCAATCGACAGTCAACAGCAATGACAGCGCTGTGGTTTCTCAGCCCCCGCCTGTGGAGCCCCCTGATAAAGACATTACAACACCCGGATACATGACTCAATATGGGCGTGTTACTAAACCAAGACAGGTCTTGGACCTGTAATATTGTAAAGGGTGCAGGCAGATTGCTgccctaaaaaaaaacaaaaaaacagctgttcaCATGTTTGTTGTTCCAATGATGTCACTAAATGCATCTGTTTATTATGGTAATGATGTAGCCAGTATTGAGCCGAATGCTATGTTATTAATGGATGTTGCTCAGGATGTTTATTCCCGTAATTTCAGTTGCCTGACAAATTTTAAAAGCCTGAGttgctttattgttttgttcttcttcttttttttaaagaagggaGATGTAACATGTGACCTATGTTTGCATCAGCCACTAGATGGCACTGTGTTGCTGCAGAGTATGTATTTTACCAGTGAGCAAGAAGCACTgggaaaaatggaaaaagaaaataaagtggaATCGGTGTGTGCGTGCATTTAATAAGAAGCTTGGTATAAAGACAAAGATAATACACATACAAATTCTGGCACGTCGACTAAAATTCCTGAGTTTTGTGATCATTTTATTCCATCAAATGACTGTACAAGGCCTACACCACCCTTGAAATCTCCAAAATTGGTGTTATTCCTTAAGAGCTAAATGTAACAGATTGTGTTGTATCTCCCTGGAGCAAATGCTGTTTGTAAATAAATGGTACCGGGTCCATAGCCCAGgtgttggggaccgctgctctaatgTATATATAAATGTTATGTCAGTTGTTCTTTGGGGTGTCCCTGAGGAGTATAAAAGGTAAATTCCAACAGGACTTAACACAGGACATATCATTACTTCAATTCATAGGACCCACTCTAGAAAACCAACACAAATAATAAGTGGATCAGTTGCATCTATTACAGCCATTAATGATTTACAAAATTTTCTACAGTTTTCACTGAAAACTCTCTCTAGGGACAACAAATACATGCACCTAGGCCTATGTCATGACAAAATAGAATGGAACTTCTTATGTGTTCTTATGTGTTCCATATTTATTCCTAACAAGTTAGGGGTTACTGCAGCTGATGGGTTATTTACAGAAGAACTCTCTAATTTGAAACATTGGCTAATGAACCTGAAGAGAACGTTGGCACAGAGACTTCTGTCTGAGTGGCTGACTAACAAAACACTTTGTTGGTCCCTCTGATCACAAGAGTCATTCTAGCTTTGGCTCTCCTAACGTAGAGTGGATGCTGTGTAATCCCCTGTATTAGAGGCCTGTTTGTTAGAACAACTGATAAATTCGTCTTTCATCAAGTGGCTTCTTTACCTGAAAAACAGCCTGCCTCTGAATTAACAATCCTGATATAAATCGTATACCTAACTGGTTACCTCCCTATCATGATtttataaatacacattccttaaacAGTGAATAAAGTGAAgatatatataattttaaatgtttttagtttttaactTGTAGAATGCCTACAAAACAGCTAAGGCTGTTTCATTTTCaaattcatgatgtgtttgCTTAAAATCCAGATCTGTAAGcaccgatgttttagaaagtttttattattattatagataTCTGTTATTGAGTTTTATTGATACCCATTAAAAATACTTGGTATGTGACAGGAACTTTCTTGAACAAAGGAAGCATGTGTGAAAATTAGAAAGAATGGGTCTAAAAAGTGCCAGCAAGCTGTATTCCGGCATTATTAATATCGGCAGGTACCTATATGACTGAGAAAATTACTCAGTAATAAGTAAGCTTTTATCAACACAAGTATAAAGGAGCTGCTTATTATTTTCTGCATTAATGCTGTTATGACAACTTTTCCATGCATACTGATCCCTTTGTAAAGGTTTTGTTCAGTGAATGTCAGAATGAATTAgtttattaaatgtttgctcaaaagttattttgtttttccatgGCATACAGTGGCAGTGAAGGACAACTAGTAATTGTAGTTTGCCAGCATAATTTGTGAAAATAGGACCACTAAGCTCAAAGGGAAAAGCATAAGGAACTCTACCCAGGAAAAGTATTTAAAAGTTATTCTTGTTAGTTAATCTGAAGTAGTAGGACTCACTCTGGCCGTACTGACTGTACTGATAGCCGGCAGCAGCCACAGATGGGTCCATGCTGTAGCTGGTGGTGCTGTATGTGGGGGGACAGTAAGACTGGGAAGAGGGAAGGCTGTCCACCGTCTTAATGGAGGCCTCAGCTGAACGCTGGCTGCAGCTGGCTGAAATACTGTTGGATGAAGTAGAGTCCAGAGTGCTGTGGAGAGGTGAGATTGGGAAATCGTGCTGTGTTTGTGAGGACACACCACTGGAGTTACTCAGGATGCTCATAACCTGCAAATAAAGAGAAGATGCATCAGAATTTACCACAGGCAACAGAGCAAAATATCTTGAGGACCACTAGCTTATGCATAAGAATAATTCTCAATCATCCTGATGAATACCTAAGCTTTAATTTGTTACCACCAAAAGGTTATTGGTTCTCACAAGATATGCTGTCACATGATTTGTCAAAGttctttctctctgcaggtcacAGAAAAAGGCACAAAATACAGTTTATAAAGTTGCATGTTCAGTGTGGTTTTATTATTAGCTTATGCAGCCAAAGGACCTGTAAGCTCACACCATGGCGAGGCCTCTTTCATCTCATCCATCCACAGTTCACAAGAACAGCTATTCCTCTTAGACCATTTGTCAGAATTTAATTAAACTTATAATCAATGATCACATAATAGATCTACATCCAAAATATCCTCAAGGTCAAGGgcatttttccattttcataGCATGATGTCCATCCACAATAAAAGCAAATTCTTGTCCCTGATGTAGTGAACAATATTAAAAAGCATCACATCTTTGCTTTTTGCAAATGATCATAGTTTCTCTCAATATCTGCACAGGGAGGAAGACCCTGGAGCACTCATATCCAGTTTGACCTTCCCATATTTCTCATAAGTTGCAGACATGTTTCAGAGCATAGATAGAAAGTATCTGAATAGGATTACACAGATatacagtggttagcactgtcacctcaccacaagaaggccctgagttaATACATAGTAAATACATTTAGACATTGTTCTCTGGAGGGGCTGTGCTGATACCAGCTGCTTTCTGGCAGAGATTATCATGCCCCTTccatgttttaaatgcactttagaacagaaAGCTGCAACACCACATACGAGCGGCCGGAGTGAGATATGGGGTTTTCACACtcctggggcctgttcttcgtacctcgctaagtaagttagctggattagattgttgatgatttcgcgtgatctttgatcgttcggttccccgaagctcatccgggacttgctgtcatagcaacagagccgtaagcgtaaacctgctcgggagcaggtttacgcttacgtgacatccttttattgatgtcacacagatacatacaggtcatttcctaaaaaaggaaaatgaactattaacattctattacatgtatgtgattattacagatgtaattcatatttcagagtagtaattgtaaattacttcgtgtaatcaagatgagagaccacggctataaaagcgaaggtggatttgggaagcctgtcgcagccatgtcctgtccgtatacgtgaccaacccattgcggaaggtgcaagattgataaggagagtcctcagaattcagcgtatattgcgggatagacaggatcctttagctcagcgcgacagtgtgctcatagagagatatcgatattcccgtgagggtattatttacttaaccaacttgttgacaagggggtgcaggaccaccacctgtctttttttcctctgcccttttcttggttgctgttatgaacaaactaacagagtattacaggccagtattaccttgccaagagacgcaaagcaatctaagagataaatattaccattctgtagaatactcctgtattccacttttacttgttcccatgttcttgtgggtcctgttgtggctctaatgtgaaaggggatataatataacatattataatataatataatgccatatgatattggacaatatagtgtcatatgatagatctaccctaccgcctactggtgttggccagaggggccgatggcgcgatatggcagcctggctacaaccgtagctgcctccaccagtgtgtgaatgtgggagtgaatgaatagtggtatcgtaaagcgctttgggtgccttggaaagcgctatataaatccaatccattattattattattattaaattacctacgagtttgatttgtcagcaactttctgccagccctctctccttgcttttgcagcctttgcagtgttctcttgcgttttaattaaactctgaaactcctgaaatccctcactcatgagttcttgctctgctgccggaaaataccgagcacgccccttcgacattttcgccgaccaatcagcgggttgccgatcaatgtttctactatcgatgcgtagccccttttacgacacccagtgatgtcacattcctgcgtccagctgtactaatcgtcaacagcaggtgtgttcggggaaccggattagcgagctcacggttagcgcgatggtttggtcttggatgtgtcatttgatcttggatgtagtaagcgacgtacgaagaacaggcccctgtTCGCCATCTGGGGTGGGGggccaggaggaggagttggcagTCTGATCGGGGTCTGGAATGCTGGGCTTCCCTGCTGCTGCCCGACCGGGGGCAGTCTGctttagggctgggtatcatcactgatttctagagttgattcgattcaatttgatccacgattcgattcaatccacgattcgattcgatACAATTTGAATTGGGGAAATTTTGCCCCAGACAGTCATAAATATTATAATCCTGATCATTTTTCAgtacatatccatatttttatatcaataaaaacaaagctgacacttgtgagactttatcaaaggtgtaagcatcacagcagatgcctttgtgtcaaagtaactgaacataaaacacagaaaaacatgagggagattttcctggcctagcTTTTTATGGCAGATAACCACCTTAAAAATATTGCAGTAGAACAAAAACgttctgcagtagaacaaaaactgaagaaaaccgtGAATCATCATataaacattacctgatgctgctgaagtgaagcagaccCAAGTTACAGTGGTTtaattagagacacagctaagtgttttgcaattttgcataattataaaaagtttaaatttcttcagtattgaacagtaGAAAAGAGAGTTTCTTGTCGGAAGTCAGTG
This region of Maylandia zebra isolate NMK-2024a linkage group LG20, Mzebra_GT3a, whole genome shotgun sequence genomic DNA includes:
- the LOC143414204 gene encoding paired box protein Pax-7-like, translated to MSILSNSSGVSSQTQHDFPISPLHSTLDSTSSNSISASCSQRSAEASIKTVDSLPSSQSYCPPTYSTTSYSMDPSVAAAGYQYSQYGQTAVDYLAKNVNLSNQRRMKLADHSAVLGLLQVETGQAY